The Nitrospirota bacterium genome has a window encoding:
- a CDS encoding PEGA domain-containing protein has product MVEKGTPRRFLFLFNTAYFLIALILLNPCISSSQEVFEKVSETSDSANISALIIESNLSGSDVYIDDNKKGQTPYTIKDILPGDHIIKVTATGKKDFIRTVNLKPGEEMKVSADFQITGSISVNSDPIEGHISLDGKEMGVTPVVMKEVNVGEHTLAVIKDGYHESSQKVNIKENEVKEINIKLERITYTVKITSVPEGGQLFWNDNVKGVTPLTVDDVIPGTYKIRINKEGYNDYEDVIEIKNSGIEKTYKLTQSSGNLTLRTDPLGADIYIDGKVLGVTPTSISSLPVKQYTVKLKKEGYLEKILMITLEKDKTTEISETLLISDTQKPEVIFTPLSSIIKENKNLIKAKAMDNQKMGDVSLLIRLKGETNYRTLKMTAPSEGLYEIQIPDTFQEKGALIEYYLNACDAQRNCETSGSSGSPYKLKVISLEPYTEGYVLEVNSKKKKVTLSLGSVDGLTKKDKLIVVRPGKELRDPRTNDLLHKEEIYVGVVEVDEVMPKTSYAYIYDYELPVEMNDRVRKRSSSPIEVEAESGRLLKIILKWSPSPEPEVRGYYIYRSPTITGNYQRLTKITKKDITSFEDTSDIQPASSFYYKVSAFNTYDTEGLMSEPVYGKSRGGPVPPSMLRAISGMPKMIKLQWDKHTDNEVKGYKIYRGEGEAGPFAETAMSDKNEFIDKSLTSGTTYYYTVTAYYLYKGATVEGEQSKAVSAMTKEGPKVPAGLSGENGLPKKAVIKWGKGEGSTLKEYWIYRGDSEKMPAAVYSKVNGNVFTFTDKDLKNNTAYYYAVRAVDTDGLESSLSEVTQVTTKPLPRQPAGIKSQVSEGKVLLNWEANEEKDIKGYNIFKKGGFFGDTKLATVPDKQYEMKLDEKTKALSIYITAVDNDGLESEASEVVEIKVKE; this is encoded by the coding sequence ATAAAAGACATCCTGCCGGGTGATCATATAATAAAGGTTACTGCAACGGGGAAGAAAGACTTTATCAGGACTGTGAATCTAAAACCCGGTGAAGAGATGAAAGTATCTGCTGATTTTCAGATCACAGGGTCTATTTCAGTTAATTCAGACCCTATTGAAGGGCATATATCACTTGATGGTAAAGAAATGGGTGTGACACCTGTTGTTATGAAAGAAGTAAACGTAGGTGAACATACACTTGCTGTTATAAAAGATGGTTATCATGAATCCAGTCAGAAAGTAAATATTAAGGAGAATGAGGTAAAAGAAATAAATATAAAGTTGGAACGGATAACATACACTGTAAAAATAACCTCAGTGCCGGAAGGCGGACAGCTTTTCTGGAATGATAATGTTAAGGGTGTGACACCTCTTACAGTTGATGATGTTATCCCCGGTACCTACAAAATCAGGATAAACAAGGAAGGTTATAATGACTATGAGGATGTAATTGAAATAAAAAACAGCGGAATCGAGAAGACATATAAGCTTACACAGTCAAGCGGCAATCTGACACTCAGGACGGATCCATTGGGTGCAGATATATATATTGATGGAAAGGTACTTGGTGTAACACCGACAAGTATCAGTTCCCTTCCAGTTAAACAATACACAGTTAAACTTAAAAAAGAGGGATACCTCGAAAAGATCCTCATGATAACACTTGAGAAAGATAAGACAACAGAGATTTCAGAGACGCTCTTGATAAGTGATACACAGAAGCCGGAGGTGATCTTTACGCCGCTCTCTTCAATTATCAAAGAAAATAAAAACCTGATAAAGGCAAAGGCTATGGACAATCAGAAGATGGGGGATGTCTCTTTGCTTATCAGACTGAAAGGGGAAACAAATTATAGGACTCTGAAGATGACAGCTCCGTCAGAGGGGCTTTATGAGATTCAGATACCCGATACATTTCAGGAAAAAGGGGCATTGATTGAATATTATTTGAACGCCTGTGATGCACAGCGCAATTGTGAGACATCAGGGAGTTCCGGTAGTCCTTATAAATTAAAGGTAATCAGTCTTGAACCTTATACAGAGGGATACGTACTTGAGGTCAACAGCAAAAAGAAGAAGGTTACACTTTCACTTGGGTCGGTGGACGGACTTACAAAGAAAGACAAGCTGATTGTCGTTAGGCCCGGCAAGGAGCTTAGGGATCCAAGGACTAATGACCTTCTTCATAAAGAAGAGATATATGTAGGTGTGGTAGAAGTTGACGAGGTTATGCCTAAGACATCTTATGCATATATCTATGACTATGAATTACCTGTTGAAATGAATGACAGAGTAAGGAAGCGTTCCTCATCCCCTATTGAGGTTGAGGCTGAAAGCGGCCGGCTCCTGAAGATAATATTAAAATGGTCGCCAAGCCCTGAGCCTGAAGTCAGAGGTTATTATATCTACCGCTCTCCAACAATTACCGGCAATTATCAGAGGCTCACGAAGATAACCAAAAAGGATATAACATCATTCGAAGACACATCTGATATTCAGCCTGCTTCTTCATTTTATTACAAGGTCAGTGCATTTAATACTTATGATACAGAAGGTTTGATGTCAGAGCCTGTTTATGGTAAGAGCCGCGGCGGACCGGTACCGCCCTCAATGTTACGCGCTATAAGCGGGATGCCGAAGATGATAAAACTGCAATGGGATAAACACACTGATAATGAGGTTAAGGGATATAAAATCTACAGGGGTGAAGGCGAGGCAGGGCCTTTTGCAGAGACTGCTATGAGTGATAAGAATGAATTTATTGATAAGTCACTGACAAGCGGGACAACCTATTATTATACTGTTACGGCATACTATTTATATAAAGGCGCAACAGTTGAAGGGGAACAGTCAAAGGCAGTATCCGCAATGACAAAAGAGGGGCCAAAAGTCCCTGCAGGATTGTCGGGTGAAAATGGTCTTCCTAAGAAGGCTGTTATCAAATGGGGTAAAGGTGAAGGCAGTACTCTTAAAGAATACTGGATTTACAGGGGAGACAGTGAGAAGATGCCGGCGGCTGTTTATTCAAAGGTGAATGGGAATGTATTTACATTTACTGACAAAGACCTGAAGAATAATACGGCATATTATTACGCAGTCAGGGCTGTGGATACGGACGGGCTTGAGAGCAGTCTCTCAGAAGTAACACAGGTTACGACCAAACCGCTTCCAAGGCAACCTGCTGGAATAAAGTCGCAGGTATCTGAAGGAAAGGTATTACTAAACTGGGAGGCTAATGAAGAAAAAGACATCAAGGGTTATAACATATTCAAAAAAGGCGGATTCTTTGGTGACACAAAATTAGCGACTGTACCGGATAAGCAATATGAAATGAAGCTTGATGAAAAGACAAAGGCTTTATCCATTTATATTACTGCGGTTGATAATGACGGCCTTGAGAGTGAGGCATCGGAAGTAGTTGAGATAAAGGTTAAAGAATAG